One window from the genome of Amaranthus tricolor cultivar Red isolate AtriRed21 chromosome 9, ASM2621246v1, whole genome shotgun sequence encodes:
- the LOC130824272 gene encoding uncharacterized protein LOC130824272 translates to MVVCTMSLPPHEIEILKETLHTQQELLQKLYNELDEERESSSIAADEALSMILRLQGEKAAMGMEASQYKRIAEEKMCHAQETLEIFQELIYQKEMQIASLEFQVQAYKFKLLSMGCDDLGACEMQYPENMLSRKNRVSGETSSLGSLRRGSSLPPPLVISKLGRRVSAEGTTSSTSSPKTWQETRGEEPSIRREQGDVNSYWDEIKKLNDRVNELDTLKNCSSLPTSKNMVSAQACRGSASSTIVQDIFEVPICYENNQGDTTIKNESHNLVLKSKDRNGKLDSVWDEIWNTDVKESTDWEKKSLLSPNNDKSSPRLNDANEKIDLETKLSHSSGGSNESPKPKDGKISISSLYKHPTYGVDDFELQQFNRRLKQLEDQRFFTKGVRTNNEMVEEESRVLWEIRDKIDSLQGEITDLRTKKPFPPADHSPGCIKEVFLCFWP, encoded by the exons ATGGTTGTGTGTACTATGTCTCTACCCCCACATGAGATTGAGATTTTGAAGGAGACTCTTCATACTCAGCAAGAACTTCTGCAGAAACTATACAATGAATTGGACGAGGAAAGAGAATCATCCAGCATTGCTGCTGATGAAGCTTTGTCAATGATATTACGCCTGCAGGGTGAAAAGGCAGCAATGGGAATGGAGGCAAGCCAATATAAGAGAATTGCTGAAGAAAAGATGTGTCATGCTCAAGAAACACTTGAGATATTCCAAGAATTAATATACCAAAAAGAAATGCAGATTGCTTCTCTTGAGTTCCAAGTTCAGGCATATAAGTTCAAACTCTTAAGCATGGGGTGTGATGACTTGGGTGCCTGTGAGATGCAATATCCCGAGAACATGCTGTCGAGGAAAAACAGGGTCTCAGGCGAAACAAGCTCTCTAGGCTCCCTCAGACGGGGTAGTTCATTGCCACCGCCTTTGGTTATTAGTAAGTTGGGTAGACGAGTTTCTGCTGAGGGAACAACGTCCTCAACATCATCTCCGAAAACATGGCAAGAAACGAGAGGCGAAGAACCTTCTATCCGGAGGGAGCAGGGAGATGTGAATTCATACTgggatgagattaaaaagttaaatgatCGAGTTAATGAGTTGGATACTCTGAAGAACTGTAGTAGTTTACCCACAAGTAAGAACATGGTTAGTGCCCAAGCATGTAGAGGTTCTGCTAGTTCGACTATCGTTCAGGATATATTTGAAGTCCCGATATGCTATGAAAATAACCAAGGAGATACTACGATAAAGAACGAAAGCCACAATTTAGTATTGAAAAGTAAAGACAGGAATGGGAAGCTAGATTCGGTGTGGGATGAGATATGGAATACTGATGTCAAGGAGAGCACGGATTGGGAGAAGAAATCATTATTATCTCCAAATAACGACAAGAGTTCACCTAGGTTGAATGACGCTAACGAGAAAATTGATTTGGAAACTAAGCTGTCGCATTCGTCGGGTGGCAGTAATGAATCACCTAAACCTAAAGATGGCAAGATCAGTATATCCTCGCTTTATAAGCATCCAACATATGGCGTTGATGACTTTGAACTTCAGCAGTTTAACAGAAGACTGAAGCAACTTGAAGATCAGAGGTTTTTTACAAAAGGCGTTCGAACTAATAATGAGATGGTGGAAGAAGAATCGAGAGTTTTGTGGGAGATTAGGGATAAAATTGATTCATTGCAGGGCGAGATAACAGACTTGAGGACTAAGAAGCCGTTTCCTCCTGCAGATCATTCTCCTGGTTGTATCAAAGAG GTATTTCTGTGCTTTTGGCCATAA